From a region of the Constantimarinum furrinae genome:
- a CDS encoding S8/S53 family peptidase, translating into MKNFTFSTFLKCKSVSFLAMVLICSISFAQNPYTIQFQDESIDMPENIDTFQWDQMPENSELANGYVGWVQFYQTPTQDIQDLFASNNLQLLDYIPHQTYLFYFPANTSVQFLRQSGVRSIVPVEGRFKLSQDLKNGNIGEWAAVGNHILVTLQHHDLVDTQFVIDDLATKQISVHEQYRDSNNIDLLIPNNCLDALSELPYVKWVEVIVAPSVPDDTRGRSIHRANNIDTETTGGRKYDGTGVAVMCRDDGAVGIHVDFEGRAYGLVGNGGGTHGDGVSGIMAGAGNFYPTRKGMASGSDLHIVNYVASFLDSATLNLINANTVQVTNSSYSNGCNAGYTTIARTVDTQMTTLPNLLHVFSAGNSNGLNCGYGAGNQWGNVTGGHKQGKNVIATANTNYLGVLEGSSSRGPAHDGRIKPDIAAHGQGQLSTSNNHTYQTFGGTSAAAPGIAGVSAQLYQAYMDENGGTMPSGSLIKAILMNTANDYGNVGPDFKFGWGMVNGLRAAMAIEDGRHLTDDITQGNTNTHSISVPAGTIQARFMVYWADAPATAGASPALVNDLDLVVTDPGAGTHLPWVLDTTPNPANLDTPATNGVDHLNNVEQVLLNNPAAGTYDIDVTGFNVPMGPQEYFVVWEFITENLVLTYPTEVETFIPNETQTIHWDATNIVSNILVEYSTDNGASWSTIATVAPTQKNVNWSVEDVQTGEGLIRITSGAFQDQSNENFSISRFPAGLTVDSVCPTEATFSWNAVAGAETYDFYILGAEYMEIVGNTANTTITVPIPDPTTNDIWYGVAARNDTEGWVSRRTNSGRHTSGLDCVVLGVEDSVLASNVSLYPNPAADQVFVSLIDSSFNNFEITVINSLGQTMQTLSANGNEAAINISNYTTGLYFVTIEVDGQTTTKKLVVK; encoded by the coding sequence ATGAAAAATTTTACTTTTTCAACATTTTTAAAATGTAAAAGTGTAAGTTTTTTAGCAATGGTTCTTATTTGTTCTATTTCCTTTGCTCAAAACCCGTACACGATTCAGTTTCAGGATGAATCCATTGACATGCCTGAAAACATCGACACCTTTCAATGGGATCAAATGCCTGAAAATTCTGAACTTGCAAATGGCTATGTAGGTTGGGTACAGTTTTATCAAACTCCAACACAGGATATTCAGGATCTATTTGCAAGTAATAATCTTCAGTTACTTGACTATATTCCACATCAAACCTATTTGTTTTATTTCCCGGCCAACACATCGGTGCAGTTTTTAAGACAAAGCGGAGTTCGTTCTATCGTTCCTGTTGAAGGAAGATTCAAATTATCTCAGGATCTTAAAAACGGAAATATTGGTGAATGGGCTGCTGTAGGCAACCACATATTAGTTACTTTACAACACCATGACCTGGTGGATACACAATTTGTAATTGATGATCTCGCTACGAAACAAATCTCCGTTCACGAACAGTACAGAGATTCTAATAACATTGATCTCTTAATTCCTAACAACTGTTTAGATGCATTATCGGAACTGCCCTATGTGAAGTGGGTTGAAGTGATCGTGGCTCCTTCAGTACCGGATGATACACGCGGAAGAAGTATCCACAGAGCGAATAACATTGACACCGAGACTACCGGAGGTAGAAAATACGATGGTACCGGAGTAGCTGTAATGTGTCGTGACGATGGTGCCGTTGGAATCCACGTAGACTTTGAAGGAAGAGCTTATGGTCTTGTTGGAAACGGTGGTGGAACTCACGGGGATGGAGTTTCTGGAATTATGGCAGGAGCCGGCAACTTCTATCCTACACGAAAAGGGATGGCTTCCGGTTCGGACCTACATATTGTAAATTATGTAGCATCTTTCTTAGATTCTGCAACGCTTAATTTAATTAATGCTAACACAGTACAGGTAACCAATTCATCTTATAGTAATGGTTGTAATGCCGGATATACTACGATCGCTCGTACTGTTGATACTCAAATGACTACACTTCCTAACTTATTACATGTTTTCTCTGCAGGAAATTCAAATGGATTAAATTGTGGGTATGGAGCAGGAAATCAGTGGGGGAATGTAACCGGTGGTCATAAACAAGGTAAAAACGTAATTGCAACGGCCAATACTAACTATCTAGGTGTATTAGAAGGTTCAAGTAGCCGTGGTCCAGCACATGACGGTCGAATCAAGCCGGATATCGCTGCACACGGACAAGGTCAATTATCTACGAGTAATAATCACACCTACCAGACATTTGGTGGAACTTCTGCTGCTGCACCCGGAATTGCCGGTGTTTCTGCTCAGTTATACCAAGCCTATATGGATGAAAACGGTGGTACCATGCCATCAGGTTCTTTGATCAAAGCAATTCTTATGAATACCGCTAACGATTATGGAAATGTTGGTCCCGACTTTAAGTTTGGATGGGGTATGGTAAACGGTTTAAGAGCCGCTATGGCCATTGAAGATGGTCGTCATCTTACCGATGATATTACTCAAGGTAACACAAACACCCATTCAATTTCTGTACCTGCCGGAACTATTCAGGCTCGTTTTATGGTATACTGGGCCGATGCTCCTGCTACAGCGGGTGCAAGTCCGGCATTAGTAAATGACCTTGATTTGGTTGTTACCGATCCAGGAGCCGGAACTCATTTACCATGGGTTTTAGATACTACTCCAAACCCTGCGAATCTGGACACTCCTGCTACCAATGGTGTGGATCACCTGAATAACGTAGAGCAGGTACTATTAAATAATCCTGCTGCTGGTACCTACGACATCGATGTGACCGGTTTTAACGTTCCTATGGGACCACAGGAGTACTTTGTAGTATGGGAGTTTATCACCGAAAATCTAGTCCTTACATATCCAACAGAAGTTGAGACATTTATTCCAAATGAAACTCAAACAATTCACTGGGATGCAACAAATATCGTTAGTAACATCCTGGTTGAGTATTCTACAGATAATGGTGCTTCATGGTCTACTATTGCAACAGTTGCGCCAACCCAAAAGAATGTAAACTGGTCTGTAGAAGATGTTCAGACGGGCGAAGGACTGATTAGAATTACAAGTGGTGCTTTCCAGGATCAGAGTAATGAGAATTTCTCTATCTCAAGATTCCCTGCGGGTCTAACTGTAGATTCAGTATGTCCTACGGAAGCTACATTTAGCTGGAATGCCGTTGCCGGAGCCGAAACTTACGACTTCTATATTTTGGGAGCAGAGTATATGGAAATTGTAGGAAATACAGCCAATACCACGATTACGGTTCCAATCCCTGATCCAACTACGAATGATATCTGGTACGGTGTTGCCGCCAGAAATGATACTGAAGGATGGGTGAGCAGACGTACAAACTCAGGTAGACATACTTCAGGTTTAGACTGTGTAGTATTAGGTGTTGAAGATTCAGTTTTAGCGAGCAATGTTTCTCTATATCCTAATCCAGCAGCCGATCAGGTGTTTGTTTCATTAATTGATAGTTCATTTAACAACTTCGAGATCACGGTAATTAATAGTCTTGGACAAACCATGCAAACTCTTTCCGCCAATGGAAACGAAGCTGCAATTAACATTTCAAATTATACAACAGGATTGTATTTTGTAACTATTGAAGTGGACGGTCAAACTACGACGAAGAAATTAGTAGTTAAGTAA
- a CDS encoding acyl-CoA thioesterase, translated as MDSKTPSASRTVITDLVLPSETNPIGNMFGGELLARMDRAASIAARRHSRRIVVTASVNHVAFNKMIPLGSVVTVEAHVSRSFKSSMEVYMDVWIEDRESGLKSKANEAIYTFVAVDEMGTPVPVPPLTPETTLEKERFVAALRRKQLSLVLAGKMKPEEATELKALFE; from the coding sequence ATGGACAGTAAAACTCCTTCCGCATCAAGAACCGTTATTACCGATTTGGTACTTCCAAGTGAAACAAACCCTATAGGGAATATGTTTGGTGGAGAACTCCTGGCCAGAATGGACCGGGCAGCAAGTATAGCAGCCAGAAGGCATAGCAGGAGGATCGTGGTAACGGCTTCGGTTAATCATGTAGCATTCAATAAAATGATCCCTTTGGGGAGCGTAGTAACCGTTGAAGCTCATGTTTCCAGATCCTTTAAAAGTTCGATGGAAGTTTATATGGATGTCTGGATAGAGGACAGAGAGAGCGGTTTAAAAAGTAAAGCGAATGAAGCCATCTACACCTTTGTGGCCGTTGATGAAATGGGAACACCGGTTCCTGTTCCACCGCTTACTCCTGAAACCACATTAGAAAAAGAACGTTTTGTTGCCGCACTTCGAAGAAAGCAACTTAGTCTGGTTTTGGCAGGAAAAATGAAGCCTGAAGAAGCAACAGAGCTCAAAGCCCTTTTTGAATAG
- a CDS encoding HU domain-containing protein yields the protein MQLSTYIKDLLYRYECVIIPGFGAFLTQYQSARIDENSQTFYPPGKIVSFNRQLQTNDGILANYVASVEGSTYEAALQNIRNFTGKISLRLSEGETVRLASIGDFYLNSEKSLQFDPAITENFSASSFGLTSFASPKIQREIYKEAIETLEEKVPVLFTPEKRNATPYLKYAAIGLIALAVTGFGGLKLYEGQVQKHNFAEKQKANSLVEHQIEEATFVIENPLPAVNLTIAKQKGKYHIVAGAFRIEENAAKKMRQLREKGYRPMLLGQNRYGLHQVIYNSYENRLEALQNLRNIKQTENPDAWLLVKELSE from the coding sequence GTGCAACTCTCCACCTACATAAAAGACCTGCTTTATCGCTATGAATGTGTTATCATTCCCGGCTTTGGTGCCTTTTTGACTCAATATCAGTCTGCCCGAATTGACGAAAATTCACAAACCTTTTATCCTCCAGGAAAAATAGTTTCATTTAACCGGCAATTGCAAACCAATGACGGGATTCTTGCCAATTATGTTGCATCGGTAGAAGGAAGCACTTATGAGGCTGCGCTTCAGAACATCAGAAATTTCACAGGGAAAATATCGCTTCGTCTTTCTGAAGGAGAGACAGTTCGCCTTGCGTCTATAGGCGATTTTTACCTAAATTCAGAAAAATCCTTACAATTCGATCCGGCAATCACTGAAAATTTCAGTGCTTCGTCCTTCGGACTTACTTCGTTTGCCTCACCGAAAATACAGAGAGAAATTTATAAGGAAGCTATTGAAACCCTTGAAGAGAAAGTACCTGTACTATTTACTCCTGAAAAGAGAAATGCAACGCCATATTTGAAATATGCCGCTATTGGTCTTATCGCTTTAGCTGTTACCGGTTTTGGGGGATTAAAATTATATGAAGGACAGGTTCAAAAACACAACTTTGCTGAAAAACAAAAAGCCAATTCTTTGGTAGAACATCAAATTGAAGAAGCCACTTTCGTCATTGAAAATCCGCTGCCTGCTGTCAACCTAACGATCGCTAAACAAAAAGGCAAATACCATATCGTTGCCGGAGCTTTCAGAATTGAAGAAAACGCCGCAAAAAAAATGCGACAATTACGTGAAAAAGGGTACCGACCAATGCTACTAGGGCAAAATCGTTACGGGCTGCATCAGGTGATCTACAACAGTTATGAAAACCGTTTGGAGGCTCTGCAAAACCTTCGGAATATTAAGCAAACTGAAAATCCCGATGCCTGGTTATTAGTTAAGGAGCTTTCAGAATAA
- the trpS gene encoding tryptophan--tRNA ligase has product MPRILTGIQSTGTPHLGNILGAILPAIEMANDPKNESYLFIANLHSLTQIKNAETLRSNTYSTAAAWLACGLDIDKSVFYRQSDIPQVAELSWYLSCFFPFQRLTLAHSFKDKADRLEDVNAGLFTYPMLMAADILLYDANIVPVGKDQLQHLEITRDVASRFHAAMGETFVLPEASVSENVMLIPGTDGSKMSKSKGNIINLFLPEKKLRKQIMSIETDSTPLEAPKNPETCNVFALYKLMAPSEAVAIMRKNYESGNYGYGHAKQDLYELILERFKEERARYTYFMEHTSEIEKALEKGAAKASIVANSVLERVRKKLGY; this is encoded by the coding sequence ATGCCAAGAATACTCACAGGAATACAAAGTACCGGAACCCCGCATTTGGGAAATATTTTAGGTGCCATTTTACCCGCCATCGAAATGGCAAATGACCCAAAAAATGAGTCCTATTTATTTATAGCAAATCTGCATTCACTTACGCAGATAAAAAATGCAGAAACGCTTCGATCAAATACATATAGTACTGCCGCAGCCTGGTTGGCTTGCGGATTGGATATTGATAAATCGGTTTTTTACAGACAAAGTGATATCCCTCAGGTTGCCGAACTTTCATGGTATCTAAGTTGTTTTTTTCCATTTCAGCGGCTAACACTGGCGCATTCTTTTAAGGACAAGGCAGACCGGCTCGAAGATGTAAATGCAGGATTGTTTACATATCCAATGTTAATGGCTGCCGACATCCTTCTGTACGATGCCAACATTGTTCCTGTTGGGAAAGATCAATTACAACATCTGGAAATTACCCGTGATGTTGCTTCACGTTTTCATGCTGCCATGGGCGAGACCTTTGTATTGCCCGAGGCAAGTGTTAGTGAGAATGTGATGTTGATTCCCGGAACTGATGGTTCTAAAATGAGCAAATCCAAAGGAAATATCATCAATCTATTCTTACCGGAAAAAAAGTTGCGCAAGCAGATCATGAGTATAGAAACAGACAGTACTCCTCTGGAAGCGCCAAAAAATCCCGAGACTTGTAATGTTTTTGCGCTCTATAAATTAATGGCTCCCTCCGAAGCAGTTGCGATCATGCGAAAGAATTATGAGAGTGGAAATTATGGTTACGGACATGCTAAGCAGGATTTATATGAATTGATATTAGAACGGTTTAAAGAAGAACGTGCCCGATATACGTATTTTATGGAGCATACTTCTGAAATAGAAAAAGCGCTGGAAAAAGGTGCAGCCAAGGCCTCTATAGTAGCCAATTCCGTTTTAGAAAGAGTAAGAAAAAAGTTAGGATATTAA
- the dprA gene encoding DNA-processing protein DprA yields the protein MLSKNELRYMLALQRVPNLGDASAKKLLNHVGSAEGIFNESKRNLLKIDGIGSYKLKELHKKTNLDAAESELRFIENNNITVSYFQDKSYPEKLKHCLDGPILLFRKGNIDLKHKKIISIVGTRRITPMGREFCERLIEDLTPLNPVIVSGFAYGVDITAHTSAIDCRLQTIACLAHGLTQIYPKSHQRYVATLESNGGLITEFWSDDAFDRTNFLKRNRIIAGLSEATIVIESAEKGGSLVTADIANSYHREVFAVPGRTTDIQSTGCNNLIKSQQAHMLTSAADLVYLMGWSLVQKTRETRQTQLFAALTPDEQKIFDFLKQSDKELLDTIALHCGMPSFKVATVLLNMELKGVLRPLPGKFFQLN from the coding sequence ATGCTTTCAAAAAATGAATTACGCTACATGCTGGCACTTCAGCGTGTGCCAAATCTAGGGGATGCTTCGGCAAAAAAACTCTTAAACCATGTAGGGTCTGCCGAAGGAATTTTTAATGAATCTAAAAGAAATCTTCTTAAGATCGACGGAATAGGTTCCTATAAATTAAAGGAACTCCATAAGAAAACGAATCTGGACGCTGCCGAATCCGAGCTTCGGTTTATAGAGAATAATAATATTACCGTCAGTTATTTCCAAGATAAATCCTATCCGGAAAAGCTGAAACACTGTCTGGACGGGCCCATTCTATTATTCAGGAAAGGCAATATAGACCTTAAGCATAAAAAAATTATCAGCATCGTAGGTACCCGGCGAATAACCCCTATGGGGCGTGAATTCTGTGAAAGACTAATAGAAGATCTCACGCCTTTAAATCCGGTTATCGTTTCCGGTTTCGCCTATGGGGTGGATATTACGGCTCATACATCGGCAATTGACTGCCGATTGCAAACCATTGCTTGTCTGGCTCACGGACTTACCCAGATCTACCCCAAATCACATCAGCGGTATGTTGCCACATTAGAATCCAACGGCGGACTCATTACCGAATTCTGGAGTGATGATGCTTTCGATCGGACTAATTTTTTAAAGCGTAATCGCATTATAGCGGGACTTAGTGAGGCAACCATTGTTATTGAATCGGCAGAAAAAGGAGGCAGTCTTGTTACTGCGGATATCGCAAATTCGTATCACAGGGAGGTGTTTGCTGTCCCCGGAAGAACGACAGATATTCAGAGTACAGGGTGTAACAATCTTATAAAATCACAACAGGCTCATATGCTAACCTCTGCTGCAGATCTGGTTTATCTAATGGGATGGTCATTGGTACAGAAAACACGAGAGACACGTCAAACTCAACTTTTTGCAGCACTCACTCCCGATGAACAAAAGATCTTCGATTTTTTGAAACAATCGGATAAAGAGTTACTCGATACCATAGCCCTTCATTGTGGGATGCCGAGTTTTAAGGTTGCCACGGTCTTATTGAATATGGAGTTAAAAGGAGTGCTGAGACCCCTACCCGGAAAATTTTTTCAGCTCAATTAA